The Kluyveromyces lactis strain NRRL Y-1140 chromosome B complete sequence genome contains a region encoding:
- the FMP40 gene encoding Fmp40p (similar to uniprot|Q08968 Saccharomyces cerevisiae YPL222W FMP40 The authentic non-tagged protein was localized to the mitochondria), producing MADFRNIMQVLKECGTSRVVKHMEPERYLQSVGAAKELYQNKDEESLKRQKLVFHTPRPVTTENNGVPHFSFGVPEERPHYKFMAHSKKALEDLQLKSDSSLINICQGSDVYIDESREIFPYSLAYAGFQFGEFAGQLGDGRVLNLFDIKDKESKLQTVQLKGSGLTPYSRFADGKAVVRSSIREFLICESLHAIGIPSSRALQISSLPKTRARRSVFEPCAVITRFAPSWIRIGNFDLFRWKQDDEGLLKLADFSINHVFEGLKDYRDTVALNSFSANYFEGTSDTVNNKELRSSKVDDGLTNYDKLFRHIVTLNAECVAYWQAYGFCNGVLNTDNTSILGLSIDFGPFGFMDKFQPQYTPNHDDYNLRYSFANQPTVIWWNLIKLAEALVIPLGVGPSLIDKLPTTNRGEWKDPEIEKISKRATAIINLTGLEYEFRFTTKYADLMAKRLGYDLNIPATLTDDNLKSVAEKVTAFTTDIIEPILRILTVSGVDYNSFFLALQNYDGNFLDEGGINGVDDGLYRVFFNEEQTKKINDYYIGQEQDDSGETRKLIEEAEVLSNWSKDYKQLISDYPERVKIAKQFNPLFIPRNYILESVANHYTDEQRNELNDPDAKLDNGPLQKLILMATNPYDKSAWDSSFLPELEKKWTNVTEDEDLLMTQCSCSS from the coding sequence ATGGCTGACTTTAGGAATATTATGCAGGTACTAAAAGAATGTGGAACTTCCAGGGTTGTTAAGCATATGGAGCCGGAAAGGTACTTGCAGTCAGTCGGCGCAGCCAAGGAATTATACCAgaataaagatgaagaatcattgaaaaggcAAAAACTGGTGTTTCATACTCCGAGACCAGTGACAACCGAGAACAATGGTGTTCCTCACTTTTCTTTCGGTGTTCCGGAGGAACGTCCTCATTATAAGTTCATGGCTCACAGTAAAAAGGCATTGGAAGATTTACAGTTGAAAAGTGATTCGTCATTAATAAACATTTGCCAGGGGTCAGACGTGTACATCGATGAATCGAGAGAAATTTTTCCTTATAGTCTCGCTTATGCCGGGTTTCAATTCGGTGAGTTTGCAGGACAATTGGGGGACGGAAGAGTTCTCAACCTTTTCGATATCAAGGATAAGGAATCTAAACTGCAAACCGTCCAGTTAAAAGGGAGTGGATTAACTCCATATTCAAGATTTGCTGACGGGAAAGCTGTAGTCAGATCAAGTATTAGAGAGTTTCTCATATGTGAGAGTTTGCACGCCATTGGTATTCCGTCTTCTAGGGCATTGCAAATCTCATCGCTACCGAAGACTAGAGCAAGAAGATCTGTTTTTGAGCCTTGCGCTGTGATAACGAGATTTGCACCAAGTTGGATAAGAATCGGTAATTTTGATTTGTTTAGATGGAAACAGGATGATGAGGGTCTCTTGAAATTAGCAGACTTTTCAATCAATCATGTTTTCGAAGGATTGAAAGACTACAGAGACACTGTTGCATTAAACAGCTTCAGTGCAAATTATTTCGAAGGAACGTCTGATACTGTGAACAACAAAGAGCTACGTTCGTCAAAGGTCGATGATGGTTTGACAAATTACGATAAATTATTCAGACACATAGTCACGTTGAATGCAGAGTGTGTGGCATACTGGCAAGCATATGGGTTCTGTAACGGTGTCTTGAATACAGACAACACTTCAATTCTAGGTCTTTCTATTGACTTTGGTCCATTTGGATTCATGGACAAGTTCCAACCACAATATACCCCAAACCACGACGATTATAATTTGCGTTATTCTTTTGCCAACCAACCCACTGTTATATGGTGGAATTTAATCAAGCTTGCCGAAGCTCTTGTTATACCCTTAGGTGTAGGTCCAAGTTTAATTGATAAACTTCCAACGACTAATCGAGGAGAGTGGAAAGATCCAGAAATTGAGAAGATATCCAAAAGGGCTACAGCAATAATTAATCTAACTGGTTTAGAATATGAATTCAGGTTCACAACAAAATATGCAGATTTGATGGCAAAAAGATTAGGTTatgatttgaatattcCTGCTACCTTAACGGACGATAATTTAAAATCTGTCGCTGAAAAAGTGACTGCTTTTACTACGGACATCATCGAACCTATTTTGAGAATCTTGACGGTATCTGGTGTTGATTACAATAGCTTCTTTTTGGCTTTACAGAATTACGATGGTAATTTCCTAGATGAAGGAGGAATTAATGGAGTAGATGATGGTCTTTACAGAGTTTTCTTTAATGAAGAACAAACCAAGAAGATCAATGATTATTACATTGGGCAAGAACAAGACGACTCCGGAGAGACGAGAAAGCTaattgaagaagcagaagTCCTATCAAACTGGTCAAAGGACTATAAACAATTAATTTCAGACTACCCAGAAAGAGTCAAAATAGCGAAACAATTCAATCCGTTATTCATCCCCAGAAACTATATACTTGAAAGTGTTGCAAACCATTACACCGATGAGCAGCGTAATGAACTCAACGACCCGGATGCAAAATTGGACAATGGCCCTCTTCAGAAATTAATATTGATGGCAACCAACCCATATGATAAATCAGCTTGGGATAGTTCTTTTTTACCCGAACTAGAGAAAAAATGGACGAATGTCACtgaggatgaagatttgttgatgaCCCAGTGCAGCTGCTCTAGTTAA
- a CDS encoding uncharacterized protein (no similarity) codes for MFAHITGMQKTKKNIFEPLPSQSLSRLPTPFYKLDAYDCPINFSEISESSDSFSKELESIIEKVMSESNCASSSCETSVKSEKMPNDKKNSVELKLMNDFLSQSISESKDEAESNGQFNSTNAIGSVIDKKNIPETTPEEYLSIDGQEYASQQVTKRKLKGDWTGEPVSEVAVDNNTNIQQNARGVIMMKLVKSYIKMQNFIDRYPIYTAGDIMRQKAALVHFKKKIDNEKVREGSHMAKQCCYTILLGPYYLGKMLYKQFLKSLIKYSIEHLEEFKDTDYQEVLNFAKIQTVNIDSSSKSSMLYRQWMQTANEVALTPVSSYRKLGTNTSSLLPSIEG; via the coding sequence ATGTTTGCCCATATTACTGGTATGCAGAAgacaaaaaagaatatcttTGAGCCTTTACCTTCTCAGAGTTTAAGCCGGTTACCAACTCCATTTTACAAACTTGACGCCTATGATTGTCCTATAAATTTTAGTGAGATATCAGAATCATCTGATAGCTTTTCAAAGGAGCTTGAAAGCATTATCGAGAAGGTGATGTCTGAAAGTAATTGTGCCTCTTCTTCCTGTGAAACATCTGTTAAGTCTGAAAAAATGCCAaatgacaaaaaaaattcagtAGAGTTGAAACTTATGAATGATTTTTTGTCGCAATCTATCTCAGAGTCAAAAGATGAAGCCGAATCCAATGGCCAATTTAACAGCACCAATGCTATTGGGTCTGTAATTGACAAGAAAAATATTCCAGAAACAACACCAGAAGAATATCTATCTATTGACGGTCAGGAATATGCCTCTCAGCAAGttacaaaaagaaaattgaaaggTGATTGGACAGGAGAACCAGTTTCTGAGGTTGCTGTTGATAACAACACCaatattcaacaaaatgCTAGAGGAGTTATCATGATGAAGTTAGTAAAGAGTTACATCAAAATGCAGAACTTTATTGACAGATACCCAATATACACTGCTGGGGATATTATGCGTCAAAAAGCAGCTCTTGttcatttcaaaaagaaaattgataatGAGAAGGTTAGAGAGGGTTCCCATATGGCAAAACAATGTTGTTACACCATACTTCTGGGGCCATATTATTTAGGCAAGATGCTTTACAAGcagttcttgaaatctttgataaaATACTCTATTGAACATCTAGAGGAATTCAAAGACACCGATTATCAGGAAGTCTTAAACTTTGCAAAGATCCAAACAGTCAAcattgattcttcttcgaaatcGTCAATGCTTTACAGGCAGTGGATGCAGACTGCCAATGAAGTAGCACTGACGCCAGTTTCCAGTTACAGAAAACTCGGTACTAACACCAGTTCTTTGTTGCCTTCTATTGAAGGTTAA
- a CDS encoding uncharacterized protein (similar to uniprot|Q03707 Saccharomyces cerevisiae YML034W SRC1) → MSKEEDSSAADSSFNDSILKDDFDLSTLKIAQLKTVLTSNEIGFKAHDKKASLVKLVEDNLGSIRKNLEKDGGLSPLVIPSVKVTKKKRESKKRKSTTPESLEKSLTKAKAIKKSTIKEENEAKDGERPVSKKRKKRTKDEDGQRSDTEDTKPVKKTRKTKKKVKSEEIGSPIAKKITTKSPIKSPHRSLIIDKFESSDDASDETGKDDSFINFSIKKTAKPKKSEFPEANSILSDIPNEQSLKTRAEFPSVTDSSLNPSTSESTPIKKKVEDSKPAKTLQKVEQESVKKELPEVPATELPTLREVKKLQEQVNQSIITETGEESDTTITKAETFAKDEESEEEVPKSATEEQSENLLEDENEVDGGDEGERTIVKDPTSIIEAAKNKTDEIPTQETNISSIIRKGLISTGRFLLKVISFLLILLPILFALWYREQRIAVGFCASEVDIPTLGREYSNPYINEFENQLERFKPHCIPCPSDAICYPYLEIKCKPGYIVEESPLSLHGLIPVHAKCVKDSRKQKLVQEVVKKTLELLRTKNAQESCGEDEDDYKSGISNAELYEIFYESKKPWINDEEFDALWQQVEVDLKEEPEIIWRQLPTRSGNNTISGDSNDIDTSNWDVEIERPEGHFQETEFQQGYFRSTSKKYIGLKCQFERQVHTTWKRYQRIILTVVSLLVIVQLLKRYISKKLQERERIEKISQQVIKRLQQAIILQKQPRYMSSVQLRDLILNDMNDLNEKNRLWALTTKKLDGNTNVKSTLMEIHGEIMKCWEWIGVLPFENESDEGSTKNKNNENDQKSQE, encoded by the exons ATGAGTAAGGAGGAGGATAGCAGTGCTGCTGATAGCAGTTTCAATGACTCTATCTTGAAAGACgattttgatctttcgACATTGAAGATCGcacaattgaaaactgtGTTAACTAGCAATGAGATCGGGTTCAAAGCACATGATAAGAAGGCTTCTTTGGTAAAACTCGTTGAGGATAATTTGGGCAGTATTAGAAAGAATTTAGAGAAAGATGGAGGTCTCAGTCCGCTTGTTATTCCCAGTGTTAAGGTTACGAAGAAAAAGCGCGAAAGcaaaaaaaggaaatcaACTACTCCAGAATCCCTGGAGAAATCTTTGACCAAGGCAAAGGCTATTAAGAAATCAACCATCAAGGAGGAAAATGAGGCAAAAGATGGTGAGAGGCctgtttcaaagaagagaaagaaaaggacAAAGGATGAGGATGGTCAGCGCAGTGATACCGAAGATACCAAACCTGTGAAAAAGACTCGTAAAACGAAAAAGAAGGTCAAATCGGAAGAGATTGGGTCCCCGAttgcaaaaaaaattaccaCGAAATCACCTATCAAATCACCTCACAGATCATTGATTATAGACAAATTTGAATCGTCAGATGATGCATCAGATGAGACTGGTAAAGACGATAGCTTCATAAACTTTTCCATCAAGAAAACAGCaaaaccaaagaaatctgAATTTCCAGAAGCAAATAGCATATTGTCGGATATCCCAAACGAGCAATCATTAAAGACTAGAGCCGAATTCCCATCAGTGACAGATTCGTCCTTGAACCCATCTACTAGTGAGTCCACACcaatcaagaaaaaggttGAGGATTCCAAACCAGCCAAAACCTTGCAAAAAGTAGAACAAGAGTCAGTCAAGAAAGAACTGCCGGAAGTTCCAGCGACTGAACTGCCAACTTTAAGAGAAGTAAAAAAATTGCAGGAACAAGTGAACCAATCTATTATTACTGAAACCGGGGAAGAGAGCGATACCACTATTACAAAAGCAGAAACTTTTGCcaaggatgaagaaagcGAGGAAGAGGTCCCAAAATCTGCAACCGAAGAGCAGTCAGAAAATTTGTTAGAGGATGAAAACGAAGTTGATGGGGGTGATGAGGGTGAGCGTACAATTGTTAAGGATCCTACCTCAATAATTGAGGCCGCTAAGAATAAAACAGACGAAATACCTACTCAAGAAACTAACATCTCTTCGATAATTAGAAAAGGATTGATATCAACTGGGCGCTTCTTACTGAAAGTCATTTCGTTTTTATTAATACTGTTGCCGATTTTGTTTGCGTTGTGGTATCGTGAACAAAGAATCGCTGTTGGCTTCTGTGCTTCTGAGGTTGACATTCCAACTCTTGGTAGAGAATATTCTAATCCATATATCAACGAATTCGAAAACCAATTAGAACGTTTCAAACCACATTGTATCCCATGTCCAAGCGATGCCATATGTTACCCTTATTTGGAGATCAAATGTAAGCCGGGATACATTGTCGAAGAATCTCCATTATCTCTTCATGGGTTGATTCCTGTTCATGCTAAGTGTGTGAAGGACTCCAGAAAGCAGAAGCTTGTACAAGAAGTTGTCAAAAAGACGCTTGAACTCTTAAGAACTAAAAACGCCCAAGAATCTTGtggtgaagatgaagatgactATAAGAGCGGAATTAGTAATGCAGAGCTTTACGAAATTTTCTATGAGTCCAAAAAGCCATGGATCAATGACGAAGAGTTCGACGCATTGTGGCAACAAGTCGAGGTTGACTTGAAAGAGGAACCTGAGATTATTTGGAGGCAA TTACCAACAAGATCAGGAAACAATACTATTTCAGGAGACTCCAACGACATTGATACATCCAACTGGGAcgttgaaattgaaagacCGGAGGgacattttcaagaaacagaatTCCAGCAGGGGTATTTTCGATCTACGTCTAAGAAGTACATCGGTTTGAAATGCCAATTTGAAAGGCAAGTTCACACAACTTGgaaaagatatcaaagaatcattCTGACCGTTGTATCTTTACTAGTAATAGtccaacttttgaaaaggtACATTTCTAAAAAGCtacaagaaagagaaagaatagAAAAGATTTCACAACAAGTGATCAAGAGGTTGCAACAAGCGATTATCCTGCAAAAACAACCGAGATACATGTCATCTGTGCAATTGAGAGATTTGATCTTAAATGATATGAACGATTTGAACGAGAAGAACAGGCTTTGGGCTCTGACTACCAAGAAATTAGATGGTAATACCAATGTGAAGTCGACATTGATGGAAATCCACGGGGAGATCATGAAATGTTGGGAGTGGATTGGTGTATTGCCATTCGAGAACGAATCTGACGAAGGTTCCACaaaaaacaagaacaaCGAAAATGATCAAAAATCACAGGAGTAG